Proteins from a genomic interval of Micromonospora sp. NBC_00389:
- a CDS encoding DUF742 domain-containing protein, with translation MRAEPPGPQHEWLDGDAGPVVRPYTLTGGRVRSAVDGFDLVAFVLAGSDLDPAGDPRLLPEHRRLVELARQPVSVAELAAELDLAVGVVRVLLGDLLAQGLVAVHEPPAAGNLPDDDILKAVVSGLRAL, from the coding sequence ATGCGGGCTGAGCCGCCCGGGCCGCAGCACGAGTGGCTGGACGGCGACGCCGGCCCGGTAGTGCGCCCGTACACACTCACCGGCGGCCGGGTACGCTCCGCCGTCGACGGTTTTGACCTGGTCGCGTTCGTCCTGGCCGGCTCGGACCTCGATCCGGCGGGCGACCCGCGGCTGCTTCCGGAGCACCGGCGGCTGGTCGAGCTGGCCCGCCAACCCGTTTCGGTGGCCGAGTTGGCGGCCGAGTTGGACCTCGCGGTCGGGGTGGTCCGGGTGCTGCTCGGTGACCTCCTCGCCCAGGGCCTGGTCGCGGTGCACGAACCGCCGGCCGCCGGCAACCTTCCCGACGACGACATCCTCAAGGCGGTGGTCAGTGGACTCCGTGCGCTATGA
- a CDS encoding GTP-binding protein yields MDSVRYDHAGSGTTIPLALKILIAGGFGAGKTTLVSALSEVRPLQTEEVLTGAGIGTDDVSGVEGKSTTTVAMDFGRITITEDLQVYLFGTPGQDRFWFLWDELAFGALGAVVLADTRRLADCFPSIDYFEQRGIPFVVGVNCFDDSRRFNLETVRRALDLDPDVPMVLCDARDRQSGKLVLISLVEHVARQRGEPVPAA; encoded by the coding sequence GTGGACTCCGTGCGCTATGACCATGCGGGATCTGGCACCACCATCCCGCTGGCACTGAAGATCCTCATCGCCGGAGGCTTCGGGGCAGGCAAGACGACGCTGGTGAGCGCGCTCAGCGAGGTCCGGCCGTTGCAGACCGAGGAGGTGCTGACCGGTGCCGGGATCGGCACCGATGACGTCTCCGGGGTGGAGGGGAAGTCGACCACCACGGTGGCGATGGACTTCGGACGGATCACCATCACCGAGGACCTTCAGGTCTACCTGTTCGGCACCCCGGGCCAGGACCGGTTCTGGTTCCTCTGGGACGAGCTGGCCTTCGGCGCGCTCGGTGCGGTGGTCCTCGCGGACACCCGGCGGCTGGCCGACTGCTTCCCCTCCATCGACTACTTCGAACAGCGCGGCATCCCGTTCGTGGTCGGCGTGAACTGCTTCGACGACTCCCGCCGGTTCAACCTGGAGACCGTACGCCGGGCGCTCGACCTGGACCCGGACGTGCCGATGGTGCTCTGCGACGCCCGGGACCGGCAGTCCGGCAAGTTGGTGTTGATCTCCCTGGTCGAGCATGTTGCCCGGCAGCGCGGGGAGCCGGTGCCGGCCGCCTGA
- a CDS encoding roadblock/LC7 domain-containing protein, giving the protein MRHSTKQSAGLDWLLDELVVRVPAAREAVVLSADGLLLGSSAELERSDAEHLCALAAGFSSLARGASRHVDGGPVRQTVVEMESAYLFVTAAGQGACLAVVSDVDADIGLVAYEMAMLVIRVGENLTAPARSSAGAGDAG; this is encoded by the coding sequence GTGCGGCATTCGACGAAGCAGAGCGCCGGCCTCGACTGGCTGCTCGACGAGTTGGTTGTACGGGTACCGGCCGCCCGGGAGGCGGTGGTGCTCTCCGCCGACGGGCTGCTGCTCGGCTCGTCGGCCGAGTTGGAGCGCTCCGACGCCGAGCACCTCTGCGCGCTCGCCGCCGGCTTCTCCAGCCTGGCCAGGGGCGCGAGCCGGCACGTGGACGGTGGCCCGGTCCGGCAGACCGTGGTGGAGATGGAGTCGGCGTACCTCTTCGTCACCGCCGCCGGGCAGGGCGCCTGCCTGGCCGTGGTGAGCGATGTCGACGCGGACATCGGGCTGGTCGCGTACGAGATGGCGATGCTGGTGATCCGGGTGGGGGAGAACCTCACCGCGCCAGCCCGATCGTCGGCCGGTGCCGGTGATGCGGGCTGA
- a CDS encoding sensor histidine kinase, translating into MRTRDWPIRSKLTALVVAPVTALLALWIFATTLTFGPALNLLSARTLLYDLGRPGEVVVTELQRERRLSVVQLAGTTELPALTEQRQRTDRAVTELRRRVDGEELRDAANDLLDTRVDQLVTALAALPAGRGFIDDRKVDRAGAIGLYSGMISSAFQAFAGMATLADPDLNRQALALTALGRSRELLGQTDALLAGALTAGRYAEGEHTQLVQAIGNQRWLTESAVADLPEAGRAAYQRLTESEAFTQLRTMQDALVVADRSGRPQVDAASWQASHDAVQQQLRDFELAEADGLTDRSVPMAVRILIRLAAAGVLGLVAVVVSVLVAVRVGRTLVQRLSGVRTAALELAEHRLPDVVTRLRRGEQVDVAREAPPLEYGHDEIGEVGRAFTEVQRTAVQAAVDEVTLRRGLNEVFLNIARRSQSLVHRQLHLLDRMERRAEDPDELAELFQVDHLATRLRRHAEDLVILAGSAPGRGWRNPVAMVDLVRGAISEVEAYDRVDITSVQPAGVLGRAVGDVIHLLAELIENATAFSPPDTRVTVTGEQVANGYALEITDRGLGMSAAALETANTRLASSPEFDPAQSARLGLFVVARLAARHGVRVRLRPSGEGGVTAVALIPTDLVTAEPPAGPDPAAPGAAPAGPDRRLTRTSRRGAVPRPRMGRSRPTTAAPAAGAPSAPATGTPAPGSPAPAVPPAIGSDATELGDHGSPVTAPAAVDGPGDGVADRVPPADESVDELDGLPRRVRRRTPTTRPRSTVADTATPRSPEEVRRVMSALQAGTARGRATVITPATPASPAAPATPAAPVSPAAPADAAAPVSSAAPVTPASPVGADPRTGPAADPGPSPAASPGPAAAPEPLTASERDA; encoded by the coding sequence ATGAGAACCCGCGACTGGCCGATCCGTTCGAAGTTGACCGCGCTGGTCGTCGCGCCGGTCACCGCGCTACTGGCGTTATGGATCTTCGCGACCACGCTGACCTTCGGTCCCGCCCTGAACCTGCTCTCCGCCCGGACCCTGCTGTACGACCTGGGTCGCCCCGGTGAAGTCGTGGTCACCGAGCTGCAACGGGAACGCCGGCTCTCGGTGGTCCAACTCGCCGGCACCACCGAGCTGCCCGCGCTGACCGAGCAACGGCAGCGCACCGATCGGGCGGTCACCGAGCTGCGCCGCCGGGTCGACGGGGAGGAGCTGCGCGACGCCGCCAACGACCTGCTCGACACCCGGGTCGACCAGCTGGTCACCGCCCTGGCAGCGCTGCCGGCCGGCCGGGGCTTCATCGACGACCGGAAGGTGGACCGGGCCGGCGCGATCGGCCTCTACAGCGGCATGATCTCCTCGGCCTTCCAGGCGTTCGCCGGCATGGCGACCCTGGCCGACCCCGACCTCAACCGGCAGGCGTTGGCGCTCACCGCGCTGGGCCGCTCCCGCGAGCTGCTCGGCCAGACCGACGCCCTGTTGGCCGGCGCGCTGACCGCCGGCCGGTACGCCGAGGGGGAGCACACCCAGCTCGTGCAGGCCATCGGCAACCAGCGGTGGCTCACCGAGAGCGCGGTGGCCGACCTGCCCGAGGCCGGCCGGGCCGCGTACCAGCGGTTGACCGAGAGCGAGGCGTTCACCCAGCTGCGCACCATGCAGGACGCGCTGGTCGTGGCCGACCGGTCCGGCCGGCCACAGGTGGACGCGGCGAGCTGGCAGGCCAGCCACGACGCGGTGCAGCAGCAGTTGCGTGACTTCGAGCTGGCCGAGGCCGACGGGCTCACCGACCGCTCGGTGCCGATGGCGGTCCGGATCCTGATCCGCCTGGCCGCCGCCGGGGTGCTCGGGCTCGTCGCCGTGGTGGTCTCGGTGCTGGTGGCGGTGCGGGTCGGCCGCACGCTGGTCCAACGGCTCAGCGGGGTCCGCACCGCCGCCCTGGAGTTGGCCGAGCACCGGCTCCCGGACGTGGTGACCCGGCTGCGCCGAGGCGAGCAGGTCGACGTCGCCCGGGAGGCACCACCACTGGAGTACGGCCACGACGAGATCGGCGAGGTCGGTCGAGCCTTCACCGAGGTGCAGCGCACCGCGGTCCAGGCCGCGGTGGACGAGGTCACCCTGCGCCGTGGGCTCAACGAGGTCTTCCTCAACATCGCCCGGCGCAGCCAGAGCCTGGTGCACCGGCAGTTGCACCTGCTGGACCGGATGGAGCGACGCGCCGAGGACCCGGACGAGCTGGCCGAGCTGTTCCAGGTGGACCACCTCGCCACCCGGCTTCGCCGGCACGCCGAGGACCTGGTGATCCTCGCCGGCTCCGCGCCGGGCCGGGGCTGGCGCAACCCGGTCGCGATGGTCGACCTGGTCCGCGGCGCGATCTCCGAGGTCGAGGCGTACGACCGGGTGGACATCACCTCTGTACAGCCGGCCGGTGTGCTGGGCCGGGCCGTCGGCGACGTCATCCACCTGCTCGCCGAGCTGATCGAGAACGCCACCGCCTTCTCCCCGCCGGACACCCGGGTCACCGTGACCGGGGAGCAGGTGGCCAACGGCTACGCCCTGGAGATCACCGACCGTGGGCTGGGGATGTCCGCCGCCGCGTTGGAGACCGCCAACACCCGGCTGGCCAGCTCGCCCGAGTTCGACCCGGCGCAGAGCGCCCGGCTCGGCCTGTTCGTGGTGGCGCGGCTGGCCGCTCGGCACGGCGTGCGGGTGCGGCTACGCCCGTCCGGGGAGGGCGGGGTGACCGCCGTGGCGCTGATTCCCACCGACCTGGTCACCGCCGAGCCTCCGGCCGGCCCCGACCCTGCCGCACCGGGTGCCGCGCCGGCCGGCCCGGACCGGCGGCTGACCCGGACCAGCCGTCGGGGCGCCGTGCCCCGGCCCCGGATGGGCCGCAGTCGACCGACCACCGCGGCGCCCGCCGCCGGTGCCCCGTCCGCTCCAGCCACCGGCACCCCGGCTCCGGGCAGCCCGGCTCCGGCCGTGCCTCCCGCGATCGGGTCGGACGCCACCGAGCTGGGCGATCACGGGTCGCCGGTCACCGCGCCGGCCGCGGTCGATGGGCCAGGTGACGGTGTCGCCGACCGGGTGCCACCCGCTGACGAGTCGGTGGACGAGCTGGACGGGCTGCCTCGCCGGGTGCGGCGGCGTACCCCCACCACCCGGCCCCGGTCGACCGTCGCCGACACCGCGACGCCCCGATCGCCGGAGGAGGTACGCCGGGTGATGTCAGCCCTCCAGGCCGGCACCGCCCGGGGCCGCGCCACCGTCATCACCCCGGCCACCCCGGCGAGCCCGGCAGCTCCGGCGACCCCGGCAGCTCCGGTCAGCCCGGCCGCTCCGGCGGATGCGGCGGCTCCGGTGAGTTCGGCCGCGCCGGTGACTCCGGCCAGCCCGGTCGGCGCGGACCCCCGTACCGGGCCGGCCGCCGACCCTGGGCCCTCGCCCGCCGCCTCGCCCGGACCGGCGGCGGCCCCCGAACCCCTGACCGCGAGTGAGAGGGACGCCTAG
- a CDS encoding lactonase family protein, with amino-acid sequence MSGQGEIVHIGGYTAQSGGRGSGIVAARRDPATGALTPLGTVAFTPSPSFLVRHPTQPVLYAVNELTDGEISAWRVGPDGALDPLGSQSTGGAEPCHLAVLPDGAHLVAANYGGGSVAVFPLDPQGSPGERTDLVVHEGHGPDPERQEWAHTHMVSPGSGRGPLLAVDLGTDSVYRYDLDGASGRLVPRRPRIRTAPGTGPRHLARHPDGRRCYLVGELDASVVAYELTDDGALHQRGRVEASERTGHVQPSEVAVAPDGRFLYVANRGVGTLAVFTLAGELPELVAEVDTGGEWPRHFALVGDHLYVADERADMVRVFRRDADTGVPAPVGEPVLVPSPTCVLP; translated from the coding sequence GTGAGTGGTCAGGGCGAGATCGTCCACATCGGGGGTTACACGGCGCAGAGCGGCGGGCGGGGCAGTGGCATCGTGGCGGCCCGCCGCGACCCGGCCACCGGGGCGCTGACTCCGCTCGGCACGGTGGCGTTCACCCCGTCGCCCTCCTTCCTGGTTCGGCATCCCACCCAGCCGGTGCTCTACGCGGTCAACGAGCTGACGGACGGCGAGATCAGCGCCTGGCGGGTCGGGCCGGACGGCGCGCTGGACCCGCTCGGCAGCCAGTCGACCGGCGGCGCCGAGCCCTGCCACCTGGCCGTGCTGCCCGACGGCGCCCACCTGGTGGCGGCCAACTACGGCGGCGGCAGCGTCGCGGTCTTCCCGCTCGACCCGCAGGGTTCGCCCGGCGAGCGCACCGACCTGGTGGTGCACGAGGGTCACGGCCCGGACCCGGAGCGCCAGGAGTGGGCGCACACCCACATGGTCTCCCCGGGGTCGGGCCGGGGGCCGTTGCTCGCGGTGGACCTCGGCACCGACTCGGTCTACCGGTACGACCTGGACGGCGCGAGCGGGCGGCTGGTCCCACGCAGGCCACGGATCCGGACGGCGCCCGGCACCGGGCCCCGGCACCTGGCCCGCCACCCCGACGGACGGCGCTGCTATCTCGTCGGCGAGCTGGACGCCTCGGTCGTCGCGTACGAGCTGACCGACGACGGCGCGCTGCACCAGCGTGGTCGGGTCGAGGCGAGCGAGCGGACCGGCCACGTCCAGCCGTCGGAGGTGGCGGTCGCCCCGGATGGTCGATTCCTTTACGTCGCCAACCGCGGGGTGGGCACCCTCGCCGTCTTCACCCTGGCCGGCGAGTTGCCCGAGCTGGTGGCCGAAGTGGACACCGGTGGCGAGTGGCCCCGGCACTTCGCGCTGGTCGGGGACCACCTCTACGTCGCCGATGAGCGGGCGGACATGGTGCGGGTCTTCCGGCGGGACGCCGACACCGGCGTCCCGGCGCCCGTCGGGGAGCCCGTGCTGGTGCCGAGCCCGACCTGCGTGCTGCCGTGA